The following proteins are encoded in a genomic region of Stigmatopora nigra isolate UIUO_SnigA chromosome 3, RoL_Snig_1.1, whole genome shotgun sequence:
- the dtwd1 gene encoding tRNA-uridine aminocarboxypropyltransferase 1: MSSLEEGCSDSTRAHVLPKPLLQGLKLASHAVLEKVQQRGRSKCAKCGGSRMFFCYTCCLLVDVSLQEIPIVKLPLKIDIIKHPNETDGKSTAVHAKILAPDDITIYTYPCIPEYDQDKVVLVFPSPGAVTVQDMMQCLRERTDSRSHGPRLKRRKIENAAQDLGSGPPDETKGSESRPHLLQRVVFIDSTWNQTNKISTDERLQDLLQVELKTRKTCFWRSQRGKPDTYLATIEAIYYFLKDFHEQYLAQEYSGEYDNLLFFYSYLHTVVNKSKEAKQDCKAKKSTI; this comes from the exons ATGAGCAGCTTGGAAGAAGGATGCAGTGATTCCACACGGGCTCACGTGCTGCCCAAGCCGCTTCTTCAAGGCTTAAAATTGGCATCACACGCAGTGCTGGAGAAAGTGCAGCAGAGGGGCAGgtcaaaatgtgcaaaatgcgGAGGATCAAGGATGTTCTTCTGCTACACATGCTGCTTATTAGTGGACGTCAGCCTGCAAGAAATCCCCATTGTCAAG CTTCCATTGAAGATCGACATCATTAAGCACCCCAACGAGACAGATGGCAAGAGCACGGCCGTTCATGCCAAGATCCTCGCGCCCGACGATATCACTATCTACACGTACCCTTGCATTCCAGAGTATGATCAAGACAAG GTCGTGTTGGTGTTTCCCAGTCCAGGTGCCGTCACAGTACAAGACATGATGCAGTGTTTACGCGAGAGGACTGACAGCAGGTCACATGGCCCTCGGTTAAAGAGACGGAAAATAGAAAATGCAGCGCAAGATCTGGGGTCAGGGCCTCCAGATGAAACGAAAGGCTCGGAATCAAGGCCGCATCTCTTACAGAGGGTGGTCTTCATCGACAGCACATGGAACCAGACCAATAAAATTAGCACAGATGAGAGACTGCAAG ATCTACTCCAAGTAGAGCTGAAGACAAGGAAAACGTGCTTCTGGCGCTCTCAGAGGGGCAAACCAGACACATACCTAGCCACGATAGAAGCCATCTACTATTTCCTCAAAGACTTCCACGAGCAATACCTTGCTCAGGAGTACAGTGGCGAATATGATAATCTTCTCTTCTTTTACTCTTACCTACACACTGTTGTCAACAAGTCCAAAGAGGCAAAACAAGACTGTAAAGCCAAAAAGAGCACCATTTGA
- the nnt2 gene encoding nicotinamide nucleotide transhydrogenase 2: MSTLLHCISSSSLTLLQRGVTKKITVRRNFRTLPALWDQNVNKGVLYKELVVGVPKETFQNERRVALSPAGVQALVKQGFSVKVESGAGEESKFSDQQYKDAGASITDVKGALGSDLVLKVRAPSPSEADLMKPMSTLVSFIYPAQNPELMKKLSERKSTVLAMDQVPRVTIAQGYDALSSMANIAGYKAVVLAANNFGRFFTGQITAAGKVPPAKVLVIGGGVAGLAAAGAAKSMGAIVRGFDTRPAALEQFKSFGAEPLEVDIKESGDGVGGYAKEMSKEFIDAEMALFAKQCKEVDIVISTALIPGKRAPILIKKEFVESMKDGSVVVDLAAEAGGNIETTRPGELHIHKNVTHIGYTDLPSRMATQSSALYSNNVLKLLKAISPDKDYFHYEPKEDFDYGTMDHVIRGTLVMKDGQNMFPAPLPKTSPPQPVKQRSVAELQAEKVAAVSPFNRTMTNAGLYTTGLSTCLGLGLISPNAAFTQMVTTFGLAGIVGYHTVWGVTPALHSPLMSVTNAISGLTAVGGLVLMGGGLTPSSLPESLALAAAFISSINIAGGFLITQRMLDMFKRPTDPPEYNYLYMLPGAAFVGGYGASVAAGYNIEQMMYLGSGLCCVGALAGLSAQRTSRLGNALGMMGVAGGIAATLGALKPTPELLSQMSLAMATGGTLGLTIAKRIEITDLPQLVAAFHSLVGLAAVLTCVAEYMIEFPHLDTHPAAGVLKTVAYFGTYIGGVTFSGSLVAYGKLQGMLNSAPLLLPGRHMLNAGLMAASLGGMVPFMLSSSYATGMGCLVGVSGLSTVMGVTLTAAIGGADMPVVITVLNSYSGWALCAEGFLLDNNLMTIVGALIGSSGAILSYIMCVAMNRSLPNVILGGYGTTSTAGGKPMEIVGTHTEVNVDQTVDIIKEANNIIITPGWGLCAAKAQYPIADMVKMLKEQGKNVRFGIHPVAGRMPGQLNVLLAEAGVPYDVVLEMDEINEDFPETDLTLVIGANDTVNSAAQEDPNSIIAGMPVLEVWKSKQVIVMKRTLGVGYAAVDNPIFYKANTSMLLGDAKKTCDSLQAKIREANN; encoded by the exons ATGTCGACCCTCCTGCACTGCATATCCAGCTCGTCTCTCACATTACTCCAGCGCGGCGTCACTAAGAAGATAACAGTGAGGCGTAATTTTAGGACCTTGCCTGCGCTATGGGaccaaaatgtcaacaaag GTGTACTCTACAAGGAGCTGGTGGTTGGTGTCCCCAAGGAGACCTTCCAGAACGAGCGGCGTGTGGCGTTGTCCCCTGCCGGCGTGCAGGCGCTGGTTAAGCAAGGCTTCAGCGTGAAGGTGGAGAGCGGAGCTGGCGAGGAGTCAAAGTTCTCTGACCAGCAATATAAAGATGCAGGCGCTAGCATCACCGATGTCAAGGGAGCCCTTGGATCCGACCTGGTCCTCAAG GTTCGTGCACCCAGTCCCAGCGAGGCCGACCTTATGAAGCCAATGTCGACCCTGGTGAGTTTCATCTATCCAGCTCAGAATCCAGAATTGATGAAGAAGCTGTCTGAGAGGAAGAGTACAGTGTTGGCCATGGATCAAGTGCCTAGAGTCACCATCGCGCAAGGCTATGACGCACTCAGCTCCATGGCCAACATCGCCGG ATACAAGGCTGTAGTTTTGGCAGCTAACAACTTTGGTAGGTTCTTCACTGGTCAAATCACAGCAGCAGGAAAAGTACCACCAGCCAAG GTTCTGGTAATTGGAGGAGGTGTTGCTGGTTTAGCAGCTGCTGGTGCGGCTAAATCAATGGGAGCCATAGTAAGAGGATTTGATACGAG ACCTGCAGCTCTGGAACAATTCAAGTCGTTTGGGGCAGAACCCTTAGAAGTGGACATCAAAGAATCTGGCGACGGGGTCGGCGGTTACGCCAAGGAAATGTCAAAGGAATTCATCGATGCCGAGATGGCTCTGTTCGCCAAGCAGTGTAAAGAGGTCGACATTGTCATCAGCACTGCCCTGATTCCAG GAAAGCGGGCACCTATTTTAATCAAGAAGGAATTTGTGGAGTCCATGAAAGATGGTTCTGTGGTTGTTGATCTGGCTGCAGAAGCAGGAGGGAATATTGAGACCACCAGGCCTGGCGAGCTTCACATTCATAAG AATGTGACGCACATCGGCTACACGGACCTCCCAAGCCGCATGGCCACCCAATCCAGCGCCCTCTATTCCAACAACGTACTGAAGCTGCTGAAGGCTATCAGTCCCGACAAAGATTACTTCCACTATGAACCCAAAGAGGATTTCGATTACGGAACAATGGATCATGTCATTCGTGGGACGCTAGTGATGAAG GATGGACAAAATATGTTCCCAGCACCCCTACCGAAGACGTCTCCCCCACAGCCAGTTAAACAGAGATCTGTGGCTGAGTTGCAAGCTGAAAAAGTAGCTGCAGTTTCTCCTTTCAACCGCACAATGACAAATGCTGGCCTCTACACTACCG GTCTGTCTACCTGTCTAGGCCTGGGCCTCATTTCCCCCAACGCCGCATTCACGCAGATGGTGACAACTTTTGGACTGGCTGGAATTGTGGGGTACCACACGGTGTGGGGCGTGACCCCTGCACTGCACTCTCCTTTAATGTCTGTCACAAACGCCATCTCAG GTCTAACTGCCGTGGGTGGTCTTGTTCTGATGGGAGGGGGTCTCACACCCTCTTCCTTGCCCGAGAGTCTCGCCTTAGCTGCTGCTTTCATTTCCTCCATCAACATTGCTG GTGGTTTTCTCATCACCCAGCGAATGTTGGACATGTTTAAGCGTCCCACAGACCCCCCTGAGTACAACTACCTGTACATGTTACCAGGGGCTGCATTTGTTGGTGGATATGGTGCATCTGTGGCCGCTGGTTACAACATTGAACAG ATGATGTACTTGGGCTCCGGATTGTGCTGCGTCGGCGCGTTGGCGGGCCTTTCCGCTCAGCGCACCAGTCGCCTTGGAAACGCACTGGGCATGATGGGAGTTGCAGGAGGCATTGCTGCCACCTTAGGGGCACTCAAACCCACCCCAGAGCTGCTGTCGCAGATGTCATTGGCGATGGCCACTGGAGGGACTCTGG GTTTGACCATCGCCAAACGGATCGAAATCACCGACCTGCCTCAGTTGGTGGCAGCGTTTCACAGCCTGGTGGGCCTGGCTGCAGTTCTCACCTGCGTCGCCGAGTACATGATCGAGTTTCCCCACCTGGACACTCACCCGGCCGCCGGCGTGCTCAAAACTGTGGCCTACTTTGGCACGTACATCGGAGGTGTCACCTTCAGTGGATCGCTAGTTGCTTATGGCAAGCTACAAG GGATGCTGAACTCTGCGCCTCTCCTATTGCCCGGACGTCACATGTTGAATGCCGGTCTGATGGCGGCGTCATTGGGAGGCATGGTGCCCTTCATGCTTAGCTCCAGCTATGCCACTGGAATGGGATGCCTCGTCGGTGTGTCAGGGCTCTCCACAGTGATG GGCGTCACACTGACAGCAGCCATCGGAGGTGCAGATATGCCGGTTGTCATCACTGTATTGAACAGCTACTCTGGTTGGGCACTGTGTGCTGAAGGATTCCTCCTGGACAACAACCTCATGACCATTGTTGGTGCTTTGATTGGCTCCTCTGGTGCCATCCTTTCCTACATTATGTGTGTG GCGATGAACCGTTCCCTCCCTAATGTGATCCTGGGTGGCTATGGCACTACCTCCACAGCGGGTGGCAAACCTATGGAGATTGTCGGGACCCACACAGAGGTCAACGTTGACCAGACCGTTGATATAATCAAGGAAGCCAATAACATCATCATCACGCCAG GGTGGGGATTGTGTGCAGCAAAAGCCCAATATCCCATTGCAGACATGGTGAAGATGTTGAAGGAACAAGGCAAAAATGTCAG GTTTGGTATTCATCCAGTGGCTGGTCGTATGCCTGGCCAGCTGAACGTCCTTTTGGCTGAAGCTGGTGTACCATATGACGTGGTCTTGGAGATGGATGAGATCAATGAAGACTTTCCAG AGACGGACTTGACGCTGGTCATCGGCGCCAATGACACGGTGAATTCTGCTGCTCAAGAGGACCCTAACTCTATTATCGCTGGCATGCCTGTCCTGGAAGTGTGGAAGTCCAAACAG GTGATCGTGATGAAGAGGACCTTGGGTGTAGGCTACGCCGCAGTAGATAACCCCATTTTCTACAAGGCCAACACATCAATGTTGCTGGGAGATGCCAAGAAGACGTGTGACAGCCTCCAAGCAAAGATTAGGGAGGCAAATAACTAG
- the fgf7 gene encoding fibroblast growth factor 7, with protein sequence MRKWMLTWNLTYLFSGLYLHAVFLLGSVCVVYSDCTPAQLAAIMNCSRHERHTRNYDYMEGGDVRIRQLFSRTQWFLTIDEKGNINGTQDPTNCYSILEIRTVSEGGILAIKGIKSQHYISMNKGGQLQGKRTYNENCNFKEVFLENYFNAYSSTKWTKNGREMFIALSQKGRPMRGRKTRREHVASHFIPMKCRDEERRTD encoded by the exons ATGCGCAAATGGATGCTGACATGGAACCTTACATATCTGTTTTCGGGACTCTACCTGCACGCCGTTTTCCTGCTGGGCAGCGTGTGTGTGGTCTACAGTGACTGCACTCCGGCTCAACTCGCTGCCATTATGAACTGCTCAAGACACGAGCGTCACACAAGGAATTACGACTACATGGAGGGAGGAGATGTGCGGATCCGACAGCTGTTTAGTCGCACCCAGTGGTTTCTGACCATTGATGAGAAAGGCAACATCAACGGAACTCAAGATCCGACCAACTGTTACA GCATCTTAGAAATCAGGACAGTGTCTGAAGGGGGCATACTAGCCATTAAAGGCATCAAGAGCCAGCATTACATCTCCATGAACAAAGGTGGACAGCTTCAAGGAAAG AGGACCTACAATGAAAACTGCAACTTCAAAGAGGTCTTCCTAGAAAACTACTTCAATGCCTACTCTTCGACAAAGTGGACTAAGAATGGGAGAGAAATGTTCATCGCGCTCTCTCAGAAAGGACGGCCCATGCGAGGGAGGAAGACGAGGCGGGAGCATGTCGCCTCACACTTCATTCCCATGAAATGCAGAGATGAGGAGAGAAGAACGGACTAA
- the afg2b gene encoding ATPase family gene 2 protein homolog B — MMTSLKLLSIEASDRGSQRCRMGPGLMSSLGLSVGSPVLVSLPGGSCLCTAWPRSDLAEGFVQVDMKCCSPNLVRHPPSRLSLDPQQIALLHCPTLKGMKISVVVQNIEFKRNTSPRFVHEFVKDMLKYALVHKNHVINLEHFQTDIRYVVIENIYPDGNAAGIVTSKTSVEIVEIQTLRHFNNHLQGQVTVPLGGLEEVSASLREMLQLPLLYPATLGLLGVSCPRGVLLVGPPGVGKTQLVRKVVGQVGASLVVVRGPEIVRARPGESEEMLRDVFVRARAAADEGPCVLFLDELDSLCPRRSGSSAPENRLVAQLLTLMDGIDQSDRFLIIGATNRPDSLDLALRRPGRFDREVIIGPPTVQQRAAILSVVCEKMPVCPSVDMKELARKTAGYVGADLSALCREAAMHAMRENSKSSDEQTVGLKHFMKAMKLVRPSCLRSSLGQTDLAEVAWEHIGGLEDIKLKLSQSIEWPMMYPEAFLRLGLCRPRGVLLYGPPGCAKTTLVRAAASSSNCTFLSVSGADLYSPYVGDSEKALSQLFRQARACAPCILFLDEIDSVIGSRCSGQAPNSVQTRLLSVLLNEMDGIGLKTLERKGTQKILQVEGAEDHNCPEQADKQEVCNKDVMVVAATNRPDCLDSALLRPGRLDHILHVPPPDQQARLAILKVCTKSMPVDPNVCLEELAARSELYTGADLENLCKEAALLALQENIEASSIKHTHFMQSLQQTSPSLTAQQIQTYQITSY; from the exons ATGATGACATCTTTGAAGCTGTTGTCAATCGAAGCATCGGATCGGGGCTCCCAGAGATGCAGGATGGGGCCAGGTTTGATGTCATCGCTGGGCTTGAGTGTGGGTTCCCCGGTGCTGGTGTCCCTCCCTGGGGGAAGCTGTCTGTGCACCGCATGGCCCCGGTCCGACCTGGCTGAGGGCTTCGTGCAGGTGGACATGAAATGCTGCTCTCCCAATCTGGTCAGACATCCACCCTCACGCCTCAGCCTGGATCCCCAGCAAATCGCACTCCTCCATTGTCCCACACTGAAAGGAATGAAGATCAGCGTGGTGGTCCAAAACATAGAATTCAAGAGAAACACATCACCTCGTTTTGTTCACGAATTTGTCAAAGACATGCTGAAATATGCCTTAGTCCATAAGAACCATGTTATAAACTTGGAGCATTTTCAAACAGACATCCGGTATGTTGTCATTGAAAACATCTATCCGGATGGTAATGCAGCAGGGATTGTCACTTCCAAAACTAGTGTGGAGATTGTTGAAATCCAAACCCTCAGACACTTCAACAACCATCTACAGGGTCAGGTCACAGTGCCTTTGGGTGGCCTGGAAGAG GTAAGTGCATCGCTCAGAGAGATGCTGCAGTTGCCGCTTCTCTATCCAGCCACCCTAGGCTTGCTTGGGGTGTCGTGTCCAAGAGGCGTGCTGCTTGTGGGGCCGCCAGGCGTTGGAAAGACACAGCTGGTTCGAAAAGTGGTCGGGCAAGTGGGCGCAAGCCTGGTGGTGGTCAGAGGACCAGAG ATTGTGCGAGCCCGGCCGGGCGAAAGTGAAGAGATGTTGCGGGACGTATTCGTGCGAGCTCGCGCTGCAGCAGACGAGGGTCCGTGCGTCCTCTTCTTGGACGAATTGGATTCTCTCTGCCCGAGAAGAAGCGGCTCATCTGCGCCGGAGAATCGCCTGGTGGCTCAGCTCCTCACGCTGATGGATGGCATTGACCAATCAGATCGCTTCCTCATCATTGGTGCCACCAATCGTCCAGATAGCTTAGACCTGGCACTTCGCAGGCCTGGAAGATTTGACAGAGAA gtTATCATTGGACCTCCTACAGTGCAACAAAGAGCAGCCATTTTGTCTGTTGTGTGTGAGAAAATGCCTGTGTGTCCCAGCGTGGACATGAAGGAACTAGCACGCAAAACCGCGGGTTATGTCGGAGCAGACCTCAGTGCCCTGTGTCGGGAAGCCGCCATGCACGCTATGCGGGAGAACTCAAAG AGTTCAGATGAGCAGACGGTAGGACTGAAACACTTCATGAAGGCTATGAAGTTGGTGCGGCCTTCATGTCTCAGGAGCAGTCTGGGCCAGACGGACCTGGCCGAAGTGGCCTGGGAGCACATCGGTGGTCTTGAAGACATCAAACTGAAACTGAGTCAG AGCATCGAGTGGCCAATGATGTACCCCGAAGCCTTCTTACGCCTGGGTCTGTGCCGCCCACGAGGCGTGCTTCTCTACGGACCTCCTGGTTGCGCCAAGACGACATTGGTCAGAGCGGCTGCCTCATCCTCCAACTGTACCTTCCTGTCCGTCAGTGGTGCTGATCTCTACTCTCCATACGTGGGAGACTCAGAAAAGGCTTTGTCACAG CTGTTTCGTCAAGCGCGGGCCTGCGCTCCCTGCATTCTCTTCCTGGATGAGATTGACTCTGTGATTGGCTCGCGTTGCAGCGGTCAGGCACCTAACAGCGTTCAAACACGATTATTATCCGTGCTCCTCAATGAGATGGATGGCATCGGCCTGAAGACGTTGGAGAGAAAAGGGACGCAGAAGATACTCCAAGTTGAGGGAGCAGAGGATCATAACTGTCCAGAACAG GCAGACAAGCAGGAAGTGTGCAACAAAGACGTAATGGTTGTAGCAGCCACAAATAGGCCGGACTGTTTGGACAGTGCCCTTCTTAGACCTGGGAGATTGGACCACATTCTACATGTGCCTCCACCGGATCAGCAG GCCCGCCTTGCCATCCTGAAGGTGTGCACCAAGTCCATGCCCGTAGATCCCAATGTATGTTTGGAGGAGTTGGCTGCCAGAAGTGAGCTTTACACCGGAGCTGACCTGGAAAATCTTTGTAAAGAG GCGGCTCTCCTGGCGTTACAAGAAAACATAGAGGCATCTAGCATCAAACATACTCACTTCATGCAATCTCTCCAGCAAACAAGCCCCTCCCTCACAGCTCAGCAAATTCAAACATACCAGATAACATCTTATTGA